The following proteins are encoded in a genomic region of Triticum dicoccoides isolate Atlit2015 ecotype Zavitan chromosome 1B, WEW_v2.0, whole genome shotgun sequence:
- the LOC119349656 gene encoding uncharacterized protein LOC119349656, which translates to MSLACSLVCDLFLGFATSFEQVYALAPPARSTSTSATLPTATTPMTAASELQLTHEGLSLLSCARCSHWFCLDKKNENKEVAVNDFLPSEDAYKAIQHSMDQG; encoded by the exons ATGTCTTTAGCATGCTCTCTTGT CTGCGACCTCTTCCTGGGCTTCGCAACCAGCTTTGAGCAGGTCTACGCACTGGCCCCTCCGGCCAGGTCTACCTCGACAAGTGCTACATTACCTACAGCTACTACCCCCATGACGGCGGCCTCGGAG CTGCAGCTCACCCACGAAGGTCTCTCCCTCCTCTCTTGTGCAAGATGCTCCCATTGGTTTTGTTTAG ACAAGAAGAACGAGAACAAGGAGGTGGCCGTCAATGACTTCCTACCTTCAGAAGATGCCTACAAGGCCATCCAACACTCCAT GGATCAGGGGTGA